The proteins below are encoded in one region of Desulfobacterales bacterium:
- a CDS encoding DNA polymerase III subunit alpha, whose product MIPLTVRSAYSLMWGVSGIKSLCRHAKNLGYNRLALTDTDNLYGLWPFLAACRNEGIRPIIGAEVTDKNTSARAVCLVKNNRGYGRLCRLLTRRHTCADFDLKFALIKYSDGLTVLTSSPELLRTGHDAGIDIAAALPRKPVPKAHPLRETARRLGLPVVATPGSFFNHPADFTIHRVLRTIDRNTALSRLKNEDTAPPDAFLASPETYRQRFAPCPEAIENTKTIAERLSFTGPDFGLIMPPYEFGPPEKAAAHLRQAVYEGAKRRYGEISDTVADRLEHELRIISKMGFSGYFLIVSDIVSHSPRTCGRGSGAASLAAYCLGITNVCPVKHNLYFERFLNPGRTDAPDIDVDFAWDERDDVIARVLSKYSGRAALVANHVCFKPRMAVRETARVFGLTDREINQIATRLPWFWESDGDQSLQERMATLPQMRGIDFPEPWPEILAIARRLIGLPRYLSVHPGGVVITPKRIDTYVPIQTAPKGVPIVQWEKDAVEDAGLVKIDLLGNRSLGVIRDALANMGENGVELDESRWEPEDDYATQEALARGGTMGCFYIESPAMRLLQQKSRVGDFEHLVIHSSIIRPAANEVIQEYIHRLHGGAWTPIHPLMADVLSETFGLMVYQEDVSRVAVRVAGFSHAEADGLRKVMAKKDRERRLRDYFYRFSAGARAKGLDDDRIEQIWRMIMSFNGYSFCKPHSASYARVSFQAAYLKTHHPAEFMAAVISNQGGFYSAFAYVSEARRLGLSILPPDIMESRIRWTGRDDCLRVGFLSIKDLSAATRARILNERKKRLFADPIDFFERVRPDDTEARALIHCGALDRLHPKKHRAAIRWQFSAWQKRRSRQNIEPSLFSDPDPPAMPDLPEDDPRQRLRRQFSVLGFLCDRHPITLFADQLNPLNTVKAESIPVHLGRRIRFAGWLITGKTVATKTGDPMKFVTFEDETGLVETTFFPAAYNRFCHILDYGRPFLLSGKVEENWGVTTLTVDGVRTV is encoded by the coding sequence ATGATCCCCTTAACCGTCCGATCCGCATATTCGCTCATGTGGGGCGTATCCGGTATTAAATCCCTCTGCCGGCATGCAAAAAACTTGGGCTACAACCGGCTGGCCCTGACTGACACGGACAACCTCTATGGGCTCTGGCCGTTTCTGGCTGCCTGCAGAAATGAAGGCATCCGGCCGATCATCGGCGCCGAGGTCACGGACAAAAACACTTCGGCCCGCGCGGTGTGCCTGGTCAAAAATAACCGCGGATACGGCCGTCTCTGCCGCCTGCTCACCCGGCGTCACACCTGCGCTGATTTTGATCTCAAATTCGCGCTCATAAAATACTCCGACGGGCTGACCGTGCTGACGAGCAGCCCGGAACTGCTGCGCACCGGCCATGACGCCGGGATCGATATCGCGGCCGCCCTGCCGCGAAAACCCGTTCCCAAAGCCCACCCACTGCGCGAAACTGCCCGCCGCTTAGGGCTTCCAGTTGTTGCCACGCCCGGGAGTTTCTTCAATCACCCGGCGGACTTTACCATCCACCGGGTGCTGCGGACCATTGACAGGAACACGGCCCTCTCCCGCTTAAAAAATGAAGATACCGCCCCGCCGGATGCCTTTCTGGCCTCGCCTGAAACTTACCGGCAGCGGTTTGCCCCCTGCCCCGAAGCCATCGAGAATACAAAGACGATCGCCGAGCGCCTGTCCTTTACCGGCCCGGATTTCGGCCTGATTATGCCGCCCTATGAGTTCGGCCCGCCGGAAAAGGCCGCCGCCCATTTGCGCCAAGCCGTCTATGAAGGGGCAAAAAGACGATACGGCGAGATATCCGATACCGTGGCGGATCGCCTGGAGCATGAACTCCGGATTATCTCAAAAATGGGATTTTCCGGGTATTTCCTGATCGTCTCCGACATTGTCAGCCACAGCCCCCGGACCTGCGGCCGGGGCTCGGGCGCGGCCTCCCTGGCGGCCTACTGCCTGGGCATCACCAATGTCTGCCCGGTCAAGCACAACCTCTACTTTGAACGCTTTTTGAACCCGGGTCGGACGGATGCCCCGGACATTGATGTGGATTTTGCCTGGGACGAACGCGATGATGTCATTGCCAGGGTCCTTTCCAAGTATAGCGGCCGCGCCGCCCTGGTGGCCAATCACGTCTGCTTCAAGCCCAGAATGGCAGTTCGCGAGACCGCCCGGGTCTTCGGCCTCACCGACCGGGAAATCAACCAGATTGCCACGCGCCTGCCATGGTTCTGGGAATCCGACGGGGATCAGAGCCTTCAGGAGCGGATGGCTACGCTCCCCCAAATGCGGGGCATCGATTTTCCCGAGCCATGGCCGGAAATTCTCGCCATTGCCCGGCGGCTTATCGGGCTGCCCCGGTATCTCTCGGTGCACCCGGGCGGCGTGGTGATAACCCCAAAGCGGATCGACACCTACGTGCCCATCCAGACCGCGCCCAAGGGGGTGCCCATTGTGCAGTGGGAAAAGGATGCGGTGGAAGACGCCGGGCTGGTCAAGATCGATCTTCTGGGAAACCGCAGCCTGGGCGTCATCCGCGATGCGCTTGCCAATATGGGCGAAAACGGCGTCGAACTGGATGAATCCCGCTGGGAACCGGAAGACGATTATGCCACCCAGGAGGCGCTTGCCCGGGGCGGCACCATGGGCTGCTTCTACATTGAAAGTCCGGCCATGCGGCTTCTACAGCAGAAAAGCCGGGTGGGCGATTTCGAGCACCTGGTGATTCATTCCTCCATTATCCGGCCGGCGGCCAACGAGGTGATCCAGGAATACATTCACCGCCTGCACGGCGGCGCGTGGACGCCGATCCACCCCCTGATGGCGGACGTGCTATCCGAAACCTTCGGCCTGATGGTCTACCAGGAGGACGTTTCCCGGGTGGCCGTCCGGGTGGCCGGATTTTCCCATGCCGAGGCGGACGGGCTTCGCAAGGTGATGGCCAAAAAGGACCGCGAGCGCCGGCTGCGGGATTACTTCTACCGGTTCTCGGCCGGGGCGCGGGCCAAAGGGCTGGATGATGACCGAATCGAGCAGATCTGGCGGATGATCATGAGCTTTAACGGCTATTCCTTCTGCAAGCCCCACAGCGCTTCCTATGCGCGGGTTTCATTCCAGGCCGCGTATTTAAAGACCCACCACCCGGCGGAATTCATGGCCGCGGTGATCAGCAACCAGGGCGGGTTCTATTCCGCATTCGCCTACGTGTCCGAGGCCCGCCGCCTGGGGCTCTCCATTCTCCCGCCGGATATTATGGAAAGCCGAATCCGCTGGACCGGACGGGACGATTGCTTACGGGTAGGGTTTTTATCCATAAAAGATCTCTCCGCCGCCACCCGGGCGCGCATCCTCAATGAGCGGAAAAAACGCCTGTTTGCCGATCCGATCGACTTTTTCGAGCGCGTCCGGCCGGATGACACGGAAGCCCGGGCGTTGATCCACTGCGGCGCCTTAGACCGGCTTCACCCCAAAAAACACCGGGCCGCTATCCGCTGGCAGTTCTCCGCCTGGCAGAAACGCCGCAGCCGACAGAACATAGAGCCCTCCCTGTTCTCCGATCCCGATCCGCCGGCCATGCCGGATCTCCCCGAAGACGACCCCCGGCAAAGGCTGCGCCGGCAGTTCTCCGTGCTGGGGTTTTTATGCGACCGCCATCCCATCACCCTGTTTGCGGATCAGCTAAACCCCTTAAACACCGTCAAGGCCGAGAGCATCCCTGTACACCTCGGCCGCCGCATCCGGTTTGCCGGCTGGCTGATCACCGGAAAGACCGTGGCAACAAAAACGGGCGATCCCATGAAGTTTGTGACCTTCGAGGACGAGACCGGACTCGTGGAGACCACCTTCTTCCCGGCCGCCTACAACCGCTTCTGCCACATCCTGGACTACGGCCGGCCGTTTTTACTCTCAGGCAAAGTCGAGGAAAACTGGGGGGTGACTACGCTTACCGTGGACGGGGTGCGGACGGTTTGA
- a CDS encoding DUF72 domain-containing protein, with protein sequence MTETADICRLRVGTSGYSYTEWTEAGFYPPGTRAGEMLPHYAGLFSITELNYTWYQMPKAEAIERMRRLVGEEFSFAAKLTRTLTHEVDPDDWPGQAARYRDGIAPLVQAGQLAAVLIQLPPSFDRSPKNRHYLAALLEKLEGLPLAVEFRHKSWAVDRVFEELSRRRVALAAVDEPKLPGLFPPLDVVTHPDFFYIRFHGRNAAGWRTGHMQKQFDYDYTEAELKEWIDSRIAKMASQANAGLIFFNNHVRAQAANNAQVMMRLLGEKFGYQPIRRA encoded by the coding sequence ATGACTGAAACCGCCGATATATGCCGCCTGCGCGTCGGCACCAGCGGCTACTCCTATACCGAGTGGACGGAAGCGGGCTTTTATCCGCCGGGGACCCGGGCCGGAGAGATGCTTCCGCACTATGCGGGCCTGTTTTCAATCACCGAGTTGAACTACACATGGTACCAGATGCCCAAGGCGGAAGCCATCGAGCGGATGCGCCGGCTGGTGGGGGAGGAATTTTCCTTTGCCGCCAAACTCACGCGCACCCTGACCCATGAAGTCGACCCGGACGACTGGCCCGGCCAGGCGGCCCGCTACCGGGACGGCATCGCGCCCCTGGTGCAGGCCGGCCAGCTGGCCGCGGTTTTAATCCAGCTCCCGCCGTCTTTTGACCGCTCACCGAAGAACCGGCATTATCTTGCCGCCCTGCTGGAAAAACTCGAAGGCCTGCCCCTGGCTGTTGAATTCCGGCACAAGTCCTGGGCCGTGGACCGGGTGTTTGAGGAGCTCTCCCGGCGCCGGGTCGCCCTGGCGGCGGTGGACGAGCCGAAGCTGCCCGGCCTGTTTCCGCCCCTGGATGTGGTGACCCACCCCGATTTTTTCTATATCCGGTTTCACGGCCGCAATGCCGCGGGCTGGCGCACCGGCCACATGCAGAAGCAGTTTGACTACGATTACACCGAAGCCGAATTAAAGGAATGGATCGATTCCCGGATTGCCAAGATGGCATCCCAGGCAAACGCCGGCCTGATTTTTTTCAACAATCATGTCCGCGCTCAGGCGGCAAATAATGCGCAGGTGATGATGCGGCTGCTGGGTGAGAAATTTGGATATCAGCCTATCAGACGAGCTTAA
- the lexA gene encoding transcriptional repressor LexA, with product MSSPLTAKQQQLLDYFQDWIAESGDSPSLRQAAQDLAVSHTAVAQTLNRLEEKGFLKREGRYGRTVHLINQAGQPAGLHRWREVPVIGRITAGLPMYAQQEWEDSIVIDADIYKGENLFALRVKGDSMVNAGILPGDLAICSPRQYASDGEIVVALINGEDATVKRFHARPDHIILKPENPAYESVRYRFDEILVQGKVIGIQRGPDVMQRVSS from the coding sequence ATGTCATCCCCATTAACAGCCAAGCAGCAGCAGCTTCTCGACTATTTTCAGGACTGGATAGCCGAATCCGGGGACTCCCCCTCGCTGCGGCAGGCCGCACAGGACCTGGCCGTAAGCCATACGGCCGTGGCCCAGACGCTGAATCGCCTGGAAGAAAAGGGCTTCCTCAAGCGGGAGGGCCGATACGGGCGGACCGTCCATCTGATTAACCAGGCCGGGCAACCCGCGGGCCTTCACCGGTGGCGGGAGGTGCCGGTCATCGGCCGGATTACGGCCGGGCTTCCCATGTACGCGCAGCAGGAATGGGAGGACAGCATTGTCATTGACGCTGATATCTACAAGGGGGAAAATTTGTTCGCCCTTCGCGTCAAGGGGGATTCCATGGTCAATGCCGGGATCCTGCCCGGCGATCTGGCGATCTGCTCGCCGCGGCAATACGCCAGTGACGGAGAAATCGTGGTGGCGCTCATCAACGGCGAAGACGCCACGGTCAAACGGTTCCATGCCCGCCCCGACCACATCATCCTGAAACCCGAAAACCCCGCCTATGAAAGCGTACGATACAGATTCGACGAAATCCTGGTGCAGGGCAAGGTGATCGGCATCCAGCGCGGGCCGGATGTGATGCAGCGGGTGTCGTCATGA
- a CDS encoding redoxin domain-containing protein, whose product MELEALEAAHAKIRDLGATLAMISPQSQAHSQAFIEEKGLSMELLIDAGNQIAQKYGLVYTVPEDLQKVYKQLGIDVSQYNDDGSWQLPMSARYIIDTDNLIRYAAVNADYTVRPDPSETIAALEKILT is encoded by the coding sequence CTGGAGCTGGAAGCTCTTGAAGCAGCCCATGCCAAAATCCGGGATCTGGGCGCCACCCTGGCCATGATTTCCCCGCAGTCCCAGGCGCATTCCCAGGCATTTATCGAAGAAAAAGGCCTTTCAATGGAACTTTTGATCGATGCCGGCAACCAAATCGCACAAAAATACGGATTGGTCTATACCGTGCCCGAGGACCTGCAGAAGGTTTACAAACAGCTGGGAATTGACGTGTCCCAATATAATGACGACGGCTCCTGGCAGCTGCCCATGTCCGCCCGCTATATTATCGACACGGACAACCTGATCCGGTATGCCGCAGTTAATGCCGATTACACGGTGCGGCCGGATCCTTCTGAAACCATTGCGGCGCTGGAGAAAATATTGACCTGA
- a CDS encoding FadR/GntR family transcriptional regulator, with amino-acid sequence MLDGLKPVRTERLKDVCVARFEALILSGAVRVGEKLPPERDMAQQLGVSRPVVHDALVDISAKGLISMIPRQGAVVNDYRREGSLTLLNSLLNYNEGKLDPKLLDGLLNMRMLFETENARLAAKNRTDEHLEQFRELRKREAGASANDVDALVALDFEFHLLLAMATDNLLYPLLLNSFKPIYTNLARQFFRNPEVVASVFDYHGQLATAIEAGDGELAEAVMREMLANGEDRLRQIIAKQT; translated from the coding sequence ATGTTAGACGGATTAAAGCCAGTCAGAACAGAGCGTTTAAAGGATGTTTGCGTTGCCCGCTTTGAGGCGCTGATCCTGTCCGGGGCGGTCCGGGTGGGGGAAAAGCTGCCGCCGGAGCGGGATATGGCCCAGCAGCTGGGGGTGAGCCGGCCGGTGGTGCACGATGCGCTTGTCGATATTTCGGCCAAGGGGCTGATTTCAATGATTCCCCGCCAGGGCGCGGTGGTCAATGACTACCGCCGTGAAGGGTCGCTTACACTTTTAAATTCGCTGCTTAATTACAACGAGGGGAAACTCGACCCCAAGCTTTTGGACGGGCTCCTGAACATGCGGATGCTGTTTGAGACGGAAAACGCCCGGCTTGCCGCGAAAAACCGGACCGATGAGCACCTGGAACAGTTTCGCGAGCTGCGAAAGCGGGAGGCCGGGGCGTCTGCCAATGATGTGGATGCACTGGTGGCGCTTGATTTTGAATTTCATCTGCTGCTCGCCATGGCCACGGACAACCTGCTCTACCCCCTGCTGCTCAATTCCTTCAAACCGATCTATACCAACCTGGCCCGCCAGTTTTTCCGGAACCCGGAGGTGGTGGCGTCCGTGTTTGACTATCACGGGCAATTGGCGACGGCCATCGAGGCCGGTGACGGTGAACTGGCCGAAGCCGTGATGCGGGAGATGCTCGCAAACGGCGAGGACCGTCTGCGCCAAATCATCGCCAAACAGACATAG
- a CDS encoding pyruvate formate lyase family protein: MKAAAAVTERFPIKAPEGLSDRIANLRDYYFMGACRQWNNEYTAWSTGTPWDVQFNETTYYIVPETYLLLQTLRSSYRQAARPVDLPAEFWDWPQVRRRAWFVREVMVNYLPQEILPGDLIAGGRFNIQTSLCLTEKAQKAFDRLTMGRNGGRAAVKWFHDHGYGNSGATCGHLVPDYPRALSIGWKGIHDDLKARYDKLSEAEKRGEKGAQLAAMMTSAAMPRDLAEKYADLCKKLAEDEADPARKNELRQMAENLRRVPWAPPKTFWEAVQALWLTHMLIMSDENYPGPGVSFGRIDQYLYPYWQYSIENGMDREFGKEILKCFWVHCNTVYDAMIRNGNDGITSGFGQLITLAGVGPDRKDMANDLTYAMLEVIDEMSPILEPKPNVRLHKNTPDALLDKAADMISASQGAPFLLNFDERSMAGMLREAKKSGNTQLIREDNVHDYSPVGCLENTMCGNDRSGTVDNNLNLLKAVELALAGGRDLVPFFDPMTGKTDRVRQDGPNTGNSETFATWEHFWKAYQEQTEYIIQKCVDLYERSESLRAKYFPTPYLSCLVRGCAEKGMDITQGGAELSFTTLEAVTFATTVDALLAVKYLVFDEKKCTMVELVRALKDNWEGHEKLQAIARNKAPKYGRDDDAADKMARKVMDYWTEATWRHKTQSTNRQFRPGMLSWNYWAGDGFVMAASADGRKKGQFLSNAICPSNGADINGPTANANSVGKALGGKTGPDQGDWDGYLNSLPNGASHTITFNPSIIKDPEHKEKFKAFLRGYAENGGTSLQVNMLDPDMLRDAQENPQNYRHLLVRITGYNAYFTAVGKELQNEVIARLSHSRF; encoded by the coding sequence ATGAAAGCGGCTGCTGCAGTAACCGAGCGTTTTCCGATCAAGGCACCCGAAGGGCTTTCGGATAGGATCGCGAACCTTCGCGATTATTATTTCATGGGCGCCTGCCGGCAGTGGAACAACGAATACACCGCCTGGAGCACCGGCACGCCATGGGATGTCCAGTTCAACGAGACGACCTATTACATCGTCCCGGAAACCTACCTGCTGCTCCAGACGCTAAGAAGCTCCTACCGGCAGGCGGCGCGGCCGGTGGATCTGCCGGCGGAGTTCTGGGACTGGCCGCAGGTCAGGCGCCGCGCCTGGTTTGTGCGGGAGGTTATGGTCAATTATCTCCCACAGGAAATCCTCCCGGGCGACCTGATTGCGGGCGGCCGCTTTAACATCCAGACCTCGCTCTGCCTCACGGAAAAGGCGCAGAAGGCATTTGACCGGCTGACCATGGGCAGAAACGGGGGGCGGGCAGCGGTTAAGTGGTTTCACGACCACGGGTACGGAAATTCCGGCGCCACCTGCGGCCACCTGGTGCCGGATTATCCAAGGGCGCTCTCCATAGGGTGGAAGGGGATTCATGATGATCTCAAGGCCCGATACGATAAGCTCTCAGAAGCGGAAAAGCGCGGGGAAAAAGGCGCTCAGCTTGCCGCCATGATGACCTCCGCCGCCATGCCGCGCGACCTGGCGGAAAAGTATGCCGATTTGTGCAAAAAGCTGGCTGAAGACGAGGCAGACCCGGCGCGAAAAAATGAGCTTCGGCAGATGGCCGAGAACCTGCGCCGGGTACCCTGGGCGCCGCCGAAAACCTTCTGGGAGGCGGTCCAGGCGCTGTGGCTTACCCACATGCTGATCATGAGCGATGAAAACTACCCCGGTCCGGGCGTTTCCTTCGGCCGGATCGACCAGTACCTCTATCCCTATTGGCAGTATTCCATTGAAAACGGCATGGACCGCGAATTCGGAAAAGAGATTCTCAAATGCTTCTGGGTTCACTGCAATACGGTCTATGACGCCATGATCCGAAACGGAAACGACGGTATCACATCGGGCTTCGGGCAACTCATCACCCTGGCCGGCGTAGGTCCGGACCGCAAAGACATGGCCAATGACCTCACTTATGCCATGCTCGAGGTGATCGATGAAATGAGCCCTATTCTTGAGCCCAAGCCGAACGTGCGGCTGCACAAAAACACTCCGGACGCGCTTTTGGATAAAGCGGCGGACATGATTTCCGCCAGCCAGGGCGCGCCGTTTCTGTTAAATTTTGACGAGCGGTCCATGGCCGGCATGCTGCGCGAGGCGAAAAAAAGCGGCAATACCCAATTGATCCGAGAGGATAACGTTCATGACTATTCGCCGGTGGGATGCCTGGAGAACACCATGTGCGGAAACGACCGCTCCGGCACCGTGGACAACAACCTAAACCTGTTAAAGGCGGTTGAACTGGCGCTTGCCGGGGGCCGGGACCTGGTGCCGTTTTTCGACCCCATGACCGGAAAAACCGATAGGGTCCGGCAGGACGGGCCGAATACCGGGAATTCGGAAACCTTTGCCACCTGGGAACATTTCTGGAAGGCCTATCAGGAGCAGACTGAGTATATCATTCAAAAGTGTGTTGATCTTTACGAGCGCTCCGAATCACTCCGGGCCAAGTATTTCCCCACCCCTTATCTTTCCTGCTTGGTCCGGGGGTGCGCGGAAAAGGGGATGGATATCACGCAGGGCGGGGCGGAGCTCAGTTTTACCACCCTTGAGGCGGTAACTTTTGCCACCACGGTGGATGCGCTTTTGGCCGTTAAGTATCTGGTGTTTGACGAGAAGAAATGCACCATGGTCGAGCTTGTCCGGGCGTTGAAGGACAACTGGGAGGGGCATGAAAAGCTCCAGGCCATTGCCAGAAACAAGGCGCCCAAGTACGGCCGGGATGATGATGCGGCGGATAAGATGGCCCGAAAGGTGATGGATTATTGGACCGAGGCGACCTGGCGGCACAAAACCCAGTCCACCAATCGGCAGTTCCGGCCCGGGATGCTCAGCTGGAACTACTGGGCGGGGGACGGCTTTGTGATGGCCGCCAGCGCGGACGGCCGGAAAAAGGGCCAGTTTCTGTCCAACGCGATCTGCCCGTCAAACGGCGCGGATATTAACGGCCCGACCGCCAATGCCAACTCCGTGGGAAAAGCCCTGGGCGGAAAAACCGGGCCGGATCAGGGAGACTGGGACGGCTATCTGAACAGCCTGCCCAACGGGGCAAGCCATACCATCACCTTTAATCCGTCAATCATAAAAGACCCGGAACATAAGGAGAAGTTCAAGGCGTTTCTGCGGGGATATGCGGAAAACGGGGGTACATCGCTCCAGGTGAATATGCTGGATCCGGACATGCTGCGCGATGCCCAGGAAAATCCCCAGAACTACCGGCACCTGCTGGTACGCATCACCGGATACAATGCCTATTTCACGGCTGTTGGGAAAGAACTGCAGAACGAGGTGATTGCGCGGCTGAGCCATAGCCGGTTTTGA
- a CDS encoding glycyl-radical enzyme activating protein, translated as MKKSIMTQETKYATVLEIVRMSTEDGPGIRTTVFFKGCSLRCAWCHNPESISAKPQLCWFANRCIGCRTCEDICPNEALTIDDTGVHIDRDCCRACGTCAAECPGTALELLGTRWELGGLVTEVLKDRAYFETSGGGITASGGDPAMQPEFVGEFFKVLRGRGIHTALDTCGYCSKTALDRILPYAAMVLFDIKVMDPERHRQYTGHDNQKILENLLYIADFIRSHVHPSALWIRTPLIPGATADHDNIDRIARFISTEISDVVNRWELCAFNNLCRDKYLRLGQKWAFEAAELLTNAELDGYVRTAVAAGISKEKVCWTGSSKLMAS; from the coding sequence ATGAAGAAATCCATCATGACCCAGGAAACCAAATACGCCACGGTCCTTGAAATTGTCCGCATGTCCACCGAAGACGGGCCGGGTATCCGCACGACCGTGTTTTTCAAGGGGTGCTCGCTCAGATGCGCCTGGTGCCACAACCCGGAGAGCATATCGGCAAAGCCCCAGCTGTGCTGGTTTGCTAACCGGTGCATCGGGTGCCGCACCTGCGAGGACATCTGCCCCAATGAGGCCCTGACGATTGACGATACCGGCGTGCACATCGACCGGGACTGTTGCCGTGCCTGCGGGACCTGCGCGGCGGAATGCCCGGGAACCGCCCTGGAGCTTCTGGGCACCCGGTGGGAGCTTGGCGGCCTTGTGACCGAGGTGCTCAAAGACCGGGCCTATTTTGAAACCTCGGGCGGCGGCATCACCGCATCCGGCGGAGACCCGGCCATGCAGCCCGAATTTGTGGGCGAGTTTTTCAAAGTTCTCAGGGGCCGCGGCATCCACACCGCCCTGGATACCTGCGGCTACTGCTCAAAAACCGCCCTTGACCGGATACTGCCGTATGCGGCCATGGTGCTGTTTGACATCAAGGTGATGGATCCCGAGAGGCATCGGCAGTATACCGGGCATGACAACCAGAAGATTTTGGAAAACCTTTTGTATATCGCCGATTTTATCCGCTCCCATGTTCACCCGAGCGCGCTATGGATCCGCACCCCGCTGATTCCGGGGGCAACCGCGGATCACGACAACATCGACCGGATTGCCCGGTTTATTTCCACGGAAATCTCCGACGTGGTCAACCGGTGGGAGCTTTGCGCCTTCAACAACCTGTGCCGGGATAAGTACCTGAGGCTCGGGCAGAAATGGGCGTTTGAGGCGGCTGAACTGCTCACTAACGCGGAACTGGACGGTTATGTCCGCACGGCTGTGGCAGCCGGGATATCCAAAGAAAAGGTATGTTGGACGGGTTCATCAAAGCTGATGGCTTCGTAA